Within the Equus przewalskii isolate Varuska chromosome 1, EquPr2, whole genome shotgun sequence genome, the region aagatacagcaaagaaaaacaccaagaataaatataatcttgtcattttaaccacaaactcacaacacaagatgaaacaagatgtgacaataacaacttagaaggggaggaggaaagagatggaactgacttagtctaaggaaataagaggctatcagagaatggactatctcatctatgagattttttatacaaaccacatggtacccactaaacaaataattagaacagagtctaaaattataaataaggagaaaactaagaaaaccagcatagaaaactacctaactgaattggtagtctgaaatacatgggacaagaaatgAAGGGAATGCAGGataaccagaaaacgagtgataaaatggcacaTTGGGCactcatatatcaataaccactctaaatgtaaattgattgagctctccaatcaaaagatacagagtggcaggatgaattaaaaaacaagacccaacaatatgctgcctctaggaaacacatctcagccccaaagacaaacacagattcagagtgaagggatggaagaagatactccaagttaatggcaaacGAAAGAAAGTAGGTGTCattatacttatatcagacaaagtagacttcaagataaaacaggtaaagagagacaaagaggggcagtatataatggtaaaagggacactccaccaagaagatataacacttataaatatatacgtacCCAACACGGGagtaccaaagtacataaagcaactactaacaaacctaaaaggagacattaacaacaaCGCAGTAACAGTAGGGAACCTAAACACCCCACTTGCATCagtagatagatcatccagacataaagtcaacaaggaaattgtagaattaagtGACAAACTAGACCAgagggacttaatagatacatagagaacactccatccacaAACAGCAggtcacacattcttctcaagcgcgcataCCATGTTCTCAAGGATACCATATGTCAGGAAACAAAGCAAGCTTCAGtaaatttaagaggactgaaataatatcaagcatcttttccgaccacaatgctatgaaactagaagtcaattacaggaaaaaaggctgagaaagagacaaagatgtgcagactaaacaacatgctactgaacgaccaatggatcattgaagaaatcaaaggagaaatcaaatattatctggagagaaatgaaaatgaaaatacaccataccaactcatctgggatgcagcaaaagtggttctaagagggaaattcatggccatacaggctcacctcaacaaacaagaaaaatcacaagtaagagaatgaaacagtaatcaaaaacctccccaacaataaaagtccaggaccagacagcttctctggagaattctagcaaacattcaaagaagatttaatacctatccttctcaaactattccagaaaattgaggaagatggaacacttcctaacacattctacgagacccacatcacactgataccaaagccagacaaggacaacacaaataaggaaaactacaggccaatatcactgatgaacatagatgcaaaaatcttcaataaggggccaggctggtggcacagcagttaagtgcacatgttctgcttcagcagcccagggttcgccagttcggatcctgggtgcagacatggcaccgcttggcacgccatgctgtggtaggcgtcccacatataaagtagagaaagatgggcacagatgctaggtcagggccagtcttcctcagcaaaaagagaaggattggcagcagatgttagctcagtgctaatcttcctcaaaaaagacaaTCCTCAACAAactattggcaaactgaatacagcaatacattaaaaagatcatacaccatgatcaagtgggatttacaccagggacacagggatggtccaacatctgcaaatcagtcaacgtgatacaccacattaacaaaatgaggaataaaaatcacatgatcatctcaagagatgcagagaaagcattccacAAGCTCCAACAtcattcacaataaaaactctcaataaaatgggtatagaaggaaagtacctcaacataataaagtccatatatgacaaacccacagccagcgtcatactcaatggggaaaaactgaaagccatccctctgagaacaggaacaagacaagggtgcccactctgaagactcttattcaacatagtactggtggttttggccagagcaattaggcaagaaaatattaaaagagtccaaataggcaaggaagaagtaaaactctcgctgtttgcagacaacatgattttatatatagaaaaccctaaaaattccATCAGaaagctgttagaaataatcaacaattacagcaaagttgcagggtacaaaatcaacttacaaaaaccagatgcatttctatactctagtaatgaactaacagaaagagaactcaagaatacaatcccatttacaatcacaacaaaaagaataaaatatcttggaataaatttaaccaagcaagtgaaagacctatacaatgaaaactacaagacttccctgaaagaaattgatgacgacataaagagatggaaagacattccatgcccatggatcagaagaataaacatagttaaaacgtccatactacattaagcaatctacagattcaatgcaatcccaatgagaatcccaatgacattcttcatggaaatagagcaaagaatcctaaaatttttatggagcAACCAGAGACTCTAAATTGTTAAAGCAgtcttgaggaaaaagaacaagctggaggcatcacaatccctgacttcaaaatatactggaaagctatagtaatcaaaacagcatggtactggcacaaaaacagacacatagatcaatggaacagaattgaaagcccagaaataaaaccacacacctatggacagctaatcttcaacaaaagagttgagaacatacaatggagaaaagaaagtctcttctacaaacaatgttgggaaaactggacagtcacatgcaaaagaatgaaagtagaccattctcttacaccatacacaaaaataaactcaaaatggatcaaaggcttgaaggtaagacctgaaaccataaaacttctagatgaaaatataggcagtacactctttgacatcagtcttaaaaggatcttttcagataccaggtcttctcagacaagggaaacaaaaggaaaaataaacaagtgggacttcatcagactaaagagcttctataaggcaagggaaaccaggacagaaatgaaaagacaactcaccaactgagaaaaaatatttgcaaatcatatatccaacaaagggttaatctccataatatataaagaactcacacaactcaacaacagcaaatcaaacaactcgatcaaaaaatgggcagaggggacccgcctggtagtgcagcagttaagttcgcacgttccgcttctcggcggcccagggtttgcgggtttggatcccaggtgcagacatggcactgcttggcacgccatgctggggtaggcatcccacatacaaagtagaggaagatgggcatggatgttagctcagggtcaggcttccaggcttcctcagcgaaaaggaggaggactggcagtagttagctcagggctaatcttcctcaaaaaaaaaaaaaaaaaaaaggggcagaggatgtgaacagacatttctccaaagaacatatacagatggccaagaggcacatgaaatgatgctcaacatcactgatcataagggaaatacaaatcaaaactacactaaaatatcaccttacatccattagaatggctataatcaccaagacaaaaaataacaaatattggaaaggctgtggagaaaagggaaccctcatacactgctggtgggaatgcaaactggttcaggcactatggaaaacagtatggagagttctcaaaaaactaataatagaaataccatatgaccaagctatcccactactgggtatctatcaaaagaacttgaaatcaacaattcaaagaaaaaaagaaaacaattcaaagagacttatgcacccctatgttcgttgcagcattattcacaatagtcaagatgtggaagtaactgaagtgcccatcgactgatgactgggtaaagaagatgtggtatacacacacacacacacacacacacacacacacacacacacaatggaatactactcagccataaaaaatgacaaaatcgtcccattagcaacaacatagatggaccttgagggtatcatgttaagagaaataagccacatagagaaagacaaacactgtacgattccactcatttgtggaagatagacaaacacatggacaaagagaactatttagagGTTACCAGgcggaaggggggtgggggtgggcacaaagggtgaaaggaCGCACCTATAAggtaactgacaaataataatgtacaactgaaatttcataatgctGCAAACTAGCATAAccttaacaaaaaaaattcaaaaacaaataatctaGACAGTGACATTACACCTTTTgctgaaaaattaattcaaaatagatccaagaactaaatgtaaaatgcaaaactataaaacttccaggAGGTAACATAAGAGGAAATTGAGGTGACCTTGgctttggtgatgactttttcagatacaacaccaaaagcacaatccataagaTACAAAGCTGAACGAGTGGatttcattaaaactaaaaacttcagctctgcaaaagacacagttaaaagaatgagaaaaacaaactacagactaggagaaaatattttcaaaacacatatctgataaagaactttcatccaaaacacacaaagaagtcttaaaactcaacaataagaaaacagacagcccactttaaaaatggaagatctgaacagacgccccaccaaagaagatacacagatggcaactAAGCATATGACAAGGTGACTATTCAGGGCTGCAAATTAAAGCAACCATGAGATAGCACTACACACATAGTAGgactaaaatccaaaacattgacAATGCCAACTGCTGGGGAAGATGGGGAGCAACATGCACTCATGCATCGCCGGCaggagtgcaaaatggtgcagccgctttggagaacagtttggagtttcttacaaaattaaacacggtcttaccatatgatccagcaatcacactccaaGTTATTTACCTAAATAagctgaaaacttatatccacacagaaacctgcacacagaggggaagcggggaagAGCAAGGGTGAAaagggtgactgggcacatgtgtgtggtgatggattgtaattagtctttgggtggtgaacatgttgtaatctacacagaaattgaaatgtataatgatgtacacccaaaatttatataatgctaggaagcactgttactgcaataaaaaaaagaataaaagaaaagaaatttcaaattttttaaattctgcacACAAAtgattatagcagctttatttataattgccaaaacctggtaacctcaataagtgaatggataaattaagtGTGGGACACCCAGACAATGGAACGTTATTCAGTAATAACAAAGAAATGGCtatcaagtcacaaaaagacacgGAGGGAGCTTGAATGCACATTGCTTAGTGAAAGGCTGAGCACTGTGTGCTTCCACCtacatgacattttggaaaagacaaaactgtagagacaataaaaagctgacaggttgccaggggctgcgcGAGGCCCGGAGGAAGGATGAGCAGGTGGAGCACGAGGGGTGTCAGGGCAGTGGATGCTCTGTGGGACACGGTAGCGGGGGGTACACGACACACGCATTTGTCAAAACGCATAGAATGCACAGCACTCAGAGCGACTCTAGTGTGAATGACGGACTTTAGTTAACAATTGtttcatcagctgtaacaaatgGACGCCACGCTAACACAAGATATTCACAAGGAGAAACGGGACGATGTGCTGGGTGAGAACTCTCCGTACTTTCCACACAAAACCTAAAACTGCCTTTATAATAAAGTTAACATCACCATTAAAACTTTTTTCACCTAACAAGAAAGAGAAGTATGAAAACAGCAGGCAGTGCCAGGTCTTGTTCTTCACTGACTTACTGAGGACCCAGAAAACCGCCGGAGCTGGACGGGTGGGGCTCACAGGCCTGGGATTCTGCGCCGGCAGGAGCCAAGCACTCGATGCCAAGGAGCCGCCGGTGAGTCAGCTCAGCCCGAGAAGACCCAGGCTGACAGCAGCACTCAGGTGCAGGGTGCGTGACGTACCAGCTCTCTAATTTGTGGCTTTTCCCTGCTCTTTCTAGGATTGCCTGTTTCAGAGCCCAAACTTTACAAAGGAAGATCCGCGTCCAGCATCGGGTCACCGAGGCCTTGTCTTCACGTGACTTGTTGAGTCACAAAATCTACACAGAGATCCTTGGAGGAAAAACGCTTTGGGGCAAGCGCTACCCCGGGCGCCTCTCAGATATTCACACACGGTGATCCTCGCCCCACCCGCGTGAGAAACGGGGGCTTGGGGAGGTCAACAGCTAGACGGGGACGCCGCCCGCCCTGGCCGCCTCCCTGGTCCGCAGACCCGGCTCCGGGCCCCGCTCCCCGGAAGGAATCGCTACAGggcttccctcctcccaggcccagcGTCCGCAAAGACGCGCCCCCGCCGCGTCCCGGGGCGGCTGCGGTTCTCAGCATCCTGCACTCACACTAAATGATAAGTAGATGGCCTTCCCTTTCGGCTTTCAAAAACGACCTAACTCCTAAACCTCAGAAGCAACACCGAGTAATGGCCGCCTTCCCAAAAGGGAAGCCCATGGCGCGCGCggccctgccctgggaggagAGGCGCCTCCTGAGACGCGCGGCCCCACGTCCCCTGTGGGACTCGCCTTCCCTCgggaagaagggggaggaagCCCAGGGCCGCGGCACCCACGGCCGGTGGCCTGGAGGCGGCGGGTCCCGGCAGAGGGGCTCGAGTCCTCCAGGACCCGCTCCGCGGAGCCCGACGCGCGCGGAAAAAATGTGTCCAGAGCGCGCGCGGTTTTCCTCCAGACCCGGAGAGGCGGGAGGGAACTGAGCTGTGGCCGCTGTGCGCGCTCGGTCCTCAGCCCAGGAAAACCCTTGACGTGCGCAGGGGCACGAGGCATTCGGAGGTGGCTTGGTCAGGTCAAGTCTACGTGGGCGACGACCTCTGCCCTGAGGCCACACTCAGGGCCAGGACAGACAAGGACGCCTGCCCGCTGCCCTGGGACCCTAACCTGTACtaaggggggcagggaggggccggaGCCCACCCCCCAGAGTCGAGGAGCCTTGGGAGATCTCCTCCACGCTAGGCTGAGGACGTGAGACCAAGGGGTGCAGAGGGGCCCTCGGGGTCACCCACTGCACTGGCCTCCATCTCCCAGGAGAGGAACCTAGAGTGAGGGGTCGGTGGGAACGCAGAGCCTCCGCTTGAGAGGCCAGCGGACTGAGGCGGGCTCGGCTGTGCTGCCTCCTCGGTGTGGCCTCGAGGGAGTCAGTCAGCCTCTTTGGGCTCTGGGGCCACAGCAATAAAGTTACCAGACCCTCCctcgcctccctccctccgcTGCCCCACGCCAGGTCCTCCAAGTCACTGTGAGCTGTGAGCTCAAGTGTGGCCGTGAGCAAAACAGCTATGCTAATGTGGGGTGTTCATAACTTACCCTGTCAGCTTAGCAAAACATGAACCCATTAAAAGTGGATGCTCTTTAAttcattatttggaaaataacttCACAAAAGCACAAAGATGACACAACTGTCATTAGCTGTAGATAACTGAGTGTACAAGTCCAAGAGACATAAATGTGTCTTCTTGTTCTGGCTCCGGGAAAGGGGGGCCTCCAGGAAGCCCGACTTCTTCCCACTGGTGGGAAATGGCTCCTTGACCCTCTGGGCTGATGTTCACCTGTGGGAGCCTGCCCTGATCTAGGCATCAGGTCACTGCAGAGAATAAACCATCCCCTGCCCTGCGGGGCTTCCTTCTGGAGAAGAGAGCAGGACAGGGTGATGAGGACCTGGGCGTCAGACCCTCACAGTGCACAGGGGAGCCAGCAAGGCTGCTGGTGAGGGCAGCTCTTCCAGGAACTCAAGACGTGGTGCTTGAGCCAAGACTGAGGGGGCAGCACACCCACCAGAGGGGCCGGACCCTGTAGGCTCCAGCTGTAGTGAGCTCCAAAAACCCCCCAGGATGCCCCACAGACCCCTCTTGAGCACGGCCAGCATCACCAGGCAGGCTGGGCTTGCGGACCCTCTGCATGGCAGTGCTGGGTTCAGCCTACTGCCACACTGGGCTGGCTTAATCGGCTTATCTCGTGTCTGTCCCTGGGTGAGAAGTGGGGCTGGGTCTGGAGACCTGGATGGATACGGTGGCCACAGCTCCTGGCTGACTCGTGACCAAAACTCACTCAGTGCCACACAGCCCTGCCAAGTCCAGGCAGCCGCCTCATTCTTGGTCCAGGTTGCAGGAGAGGCTCCAGTTCTATCGAGGTCCCTGGTGGCTGGGCAATCAGGGTAGACACTGGGCCGAGGACACGGCATCCATCGGTTCTGTCTGACCGCTGTGTGAAGTGACAGGAGGGAGGCAAGGGGACAGCCTGTGCACTATTTTATCTGCTGAGCATGAAAATAATAGTACAACAACATGCCCGGAGCGCATGCTCCcgtcaggccctgtgctaagcactggagATGCGTTAGTTACCTCACTCAGTGCTCAGAGGCCTCAAGACCACACGGTCACGATCCCCATGTACAGACCAGTGAAGACCAGAGGTTCCAGCATCGTGCTGGCAGAAGGCTGGATCCAGACACCCAGCTTCGGAGCCTGGGCTTCTAACCCCACGTGCGCTGCTCCGAGAATAAACATGACAGTCAGGACGGACCAGGCCTCTCACAGAAGTTTCAGACCCCTCAGATGGTGCGGGCAGGACCCACTCAGAGGCCACACCAAGTCCCTCCCTCTGACACCACAGGTTCTGCAGTCCAGGCCCCTGGAGGGGGAGAGATCTGGTGGGTGTGCTCCGAGGCCCCCCGAACAGAGGCAAACCCACACACTGACCCCAAACAGCCCCACACACTGCCAGGCTTCCTCGAAGACATCTACTCACATCTTTCTCTGAGTTCTCACCTCCATGGTTAACCTCCCCCTACCAACGACCCCTGCCACCAACAACCCCTGCCTCCAGTGAGGGACCACTCAGGACACATCACTGAGGTGTTGACGGGGGAGGAGTTCTAAGGGCATGACAGCCCACACCTCACCAGGTCTGGGGCTCACGGGCTGTCCAGTGCCTGGGGCCCAGAGGGCTGTGGGAGTCTGCAGTATGTATGGTGCTTCTTGGGGGCTATGTGTCCCCATTTCTCTTCCGGAATCCACGCCTGGAACCCTGAGGGTCTGAGTACAGTTTGGCAAGGCCTGTAGAAGAATGGAAACTCCgcggggccaggctgggggccgCCCGTCCACACAGTGATATCAGGCATCGTTTCCAGCCACGCAGAGAGAGTGGTGCCGAGAACTGAGGCCTGGCCGGGAGAATCGGGTGGCCAAGCCCCGCAGAGCCGGCTCGGAGCTCAATTTCCCTGCACCCACCTCCGCAGAGCCTCCTTGACGTCCTTGTTCCTCAGGGTGTATATGAACGGGTTCAGCACCGGGGTGATGACGGTGTTGAGCACCGTGACTGCCTTGGTCAGGTCCAGCGAGCTCTCCACCGAGGTCCTCACGTGCAGGAAGATGGTGGAGCCGTACCAGATGAGGACCACTGtaaggtgggaggagcaggtggagaaggccctGTGCCGGCCCTGGGCAGAGGGGATCCTGACGATGGTGGCGATGATGCAGGTGTAGGAGATGAGCGTGATGAAGCAGGAGCCCAGGATGACGCAGAAGGCGATGCCGAAGAACACCAGCTCCACCACCCGCCTGTCGCTGCAAGCCAGCGCAATCCAGGGTGCGATGTCGCAGAAGAAGTGGTTTATGACGCGTGAGCCACAGAAGGAGAGGCGGGTGATGAGGGCTGCGGGTACAGCGATGGCGGAGAAGCCACACAGCCAGGCGCCCAGGGCGAGGCGGGCAGAGAGGCCTGGCGTCATGATGACGCCATAGCGCAGCGGCAAGCAGATGGCCAGGTAGCGGTCGAAGGCCATCACCGCCAGCAGGAAGTACTCGGTGCAGCCCAGCGAGAAGACGAAGTACATCTGCGCAGCGCAGCCGGCGAAGGAGATGGCTCCGCTCTGCGAGGCGAAGGTGGCCAGGGCCTTGGGCACGCAGGCCGTGGTGAACCAGATCTCCAGGAAGGAGAGGTTgcagaggaagaagtacatgggcgTCTGAAGGCGCCTGTGCGCGCCGACCAGGGACATGATGGCCAGGTTCCCGGCCACCGTGAGCACATACAGGACCAGGAAGAGCAGGAAGAGCCCCGCGTGTAGTCCCCGCGGCCCCGGGAAGCCCAGCAGGACAAACGGCCCCTGCACGGAGAGGTTCCAGCCGCGGCCCCAAGTCATGAAGCCTGGGAGACACAGACCACCGAGTGGGAGCAGCCGGGAAGAGGGGCCTCCCACCCGAGGCCCGCACTGGGGGCTCAggaaaggaggggccggcccttcCCCACTCCCTTTGGGGTCTACTCACCTTGTCCGAGAATCCCAGGACCCCAGCCAGGCCTAGCATCCCCGTGGGAGCGAGTGGACAGTGATCCACAAGGGAAGTGGCTCAGAGCGCTGGTGAGCGGTTGCTCCCCACCTGgcggttggggggggggggggcggtcctTATTCTCAGACTCAAGAAGCCTGGGAGAGGACAGAAAGTGTCGAGTTTTCACAAATGAAATTATGTATGGTCCTATTTGTAGCATTTTCCTACAACAAACCAGGTTGATTTCCTAGAACATTCTTATCACTGTGCCCGGtaaccgcccccgccccccccaggaCGGCAACCTCCAGAAGTAGCCCGTGGGGCTGTCACCCCGGATATTTCTCAGCTGGGAACTGAGGCAGACAGGcgtccctccccccacccctgccaccccgCAATGGGAAATCGCAAACAGCTGTCTCTGtccagaggctggaggtgggggtggtgctGGGGGGACGGGGACAAGACAGGGCGGGGCGCGAGGGCGGCGCCCACAGGGAAGACAGGCAGCCCGAAGGCAGGCGCCAGAGTGCGGGGCTGCGGCGCGAGGGGAGGGGGTAGT harbors:
- the LOC103556398 gene encoding olfactory receptor 287-like isoform X1, which encodes MLQIGPYIISFVKTRHFLSSPRLLESENKDRPPPPQPPGGEQPLTSALSHFPCGSLSTRSHGDARPGWGPGILGQGFMTWGRGWNLSVQGPFVLLGFPGPRGLHAGLFLLFLVLYVLTVAGNLAIMSLVGAHRRLQTPMYFFLCNLSFLEIWFTTACVPKALATFASQSGAISFAGCAAQMYFVFSLGCTEYFLLAVMAFDRYLAICLPLRYGVIMTPGLSARLALGAWLCGFSAIAVPAALITRLSFCGSRVINHFFCDIAPWIALACSDRRVVELVFFGIAFCVILGSCFITLISYTCIIATIVRIPSAQGRHRAFSTCSSHLTVVLIWYGSTIFLHVRTSVESSLDLTKAVTVLNTVITPVLNPFIYTLRNKDVKEALRRWVQGN
- the LOC103556398 gene encoding olfactory receptor 287-like isoform X2 gives rise to the protein MTWGRGWNLSVQGPFVLLGFPGPRGLHAGLFLLFLVLYVLTVAGNLAIMSLVGAHRRLQTPMYFFLCNLSFLEIWFTTACVPKALATFASQSGAISFAGCAAQMYFVFSLGCTEYFLLAVMAFDRYLAICLPLRYGVIMTPGLSARLALGAWLCGFSAIAVPAALITRLSFCGSRVINHFFCDIAPWIALACSDRRVVELVFFGIAFCVILGSCFITLISYTCIIATIVRIPSAQGRHRAFSTCSSHLTVVLIWYGSTIFLHVRTSVESSLDLTKAVTVLNTVITPVLNPFIYTLRNKDVKEALRRWVQGN